In Bacteroidia bacterium, the genomic stretch TTGAATCTGGAATTTTTTAATCAGGAATCAGGAATTATTGATTTAGGTATCGGTTGTGTTGGTTTTGGTTACTGCCCCGACCTCATAGCCGAAAAGTTGCAACACCTGGTTTACCTTGTCCAATCGCAAGGTTTCCTTGCCTTGTTCCAGTTCACGGATGAAACGCAAGCCTACACCGGCCTTTTCGGCCAGTTCGGGCTGGGTGAGCTTCACCGATTTAC encodes the following:
- a CDS encoding helix-turn-helix transcriptional regulator, with the translated sequence MNLADFVKDKRKSVKLTQPELAEKAGVGLRFIRELEQGKETLRLDKVNQVLQLFGYEVGAVTKTNTTDT